The Kineococcus endophyticus genome contains a region encoding:
- a CDS encoding alpha/beta fold hydrolase, with the protein MILADPRTVAFGDGLRARYRVQGEGDPVLLLHGIGCSLEDFDEQVELLSGKFRCWAVDLAGFGGSDPLPVPNSVPRLAAFVAAFADAVGIDVPAHVVGNSLGGAVALQFTVDHPERVRTLALADPAGFGREVTVALRLLTVPVLARRLLEPSAEASRRTLRAVFHDRDLVTADRVARAEALSRRPHGARVMHETARSLGTPVGVRRGWRRRLLRGAAANPVPTLVVWGEQDRILPAAHLDAARRALPHARTHLFPATGHMPQIERAEEFARMLEEFWTTTPGGTP; encoded by the coding sequence GTGATCCTCGCCGACCCTCGCACCGTCGCGTTCGGCGACGGTCTGCGCGCCCGGTACCGCGTGCAGGGCGAGGGTGACCCCGTCCTGCTGCTGCACGGGATCGGCTGCAGCCTGGAGGACTTCGACGAGCAGGTGGAACTCCTGTCGGGGAAGTTCCGGTGCTGGGCTGTCGACCTCGCGGGGTTCGGCGGCAGTGACCCGCTGCCGGTCCCGAACAGCGTCCCGCGCCTCGCGGCCTTCGTCGCGGCGTTCGCCGACGCGGTCGGGATTGACGTCCCGGCGCACGTCGTCGGGAACTCCCTCGGCGGGGCCGTCGCGCTGCAGTTCACCGTCGACCACCCCGAGCGGGTGCGGACGCTCGCCCTCGCGGACCCGGCGGGTTTCGGCCGCGAGGTCACCGTGGCCCTGCGGCTGCTGACCGTCCCGGTCCTCGCGCGGCGCCTGCTCGAACCCAGCGCCGAGGCGTCGCGCCGGACGCTGCGCGCGGTGTTCCACGACCGCGACCTCGTCACCGCCGACCGCGTCGCCCGCGCCGAGGCGCTGAGCCGACGACCCCACGGCGCCCGGGTCATGCACGAGACGGCGCGCTCGCTGGGAACCCCGGTCGGGGTGCGCCGCGGGTGGCGCCGCCGGCTCCTGCGCGGCGCCGCGGCGAACCCCGTCCCGACCCTCGTCGTGTGGGGCGAGCAGGACCGCATCCTGCCCGCGGCCCACCTCGACGCCGCGCGCCGCGCCCTCCCCCACGCCCGCACCCACCTGTTCCCCGCGACCGGTCACATGCCGCAGATCGAACGGGCCGAGGAGTTCGCGAGGATGCTCGAGGAGTTCTGGACCACCACCCCAGGAGGAACGCCGTGA
- a CDS encoding fasciclin domain-containing protein, with protein MTSTGKRTFSALALVGALGLGVSACGGSDDTAGSAPSDSMSSSSSSSSTTSSSPSDTMTSDSSMGDTTPVGSGCADYAAQVPSGAGSVEGMAQDNVTTAASNNPLLTTLTAAVSGKLNPQVNLVDTLNGGQFTVFAPVDSAFQALPAQTVDSLKTADGAKTLTSVLTYHVVQGRMTPQQLIDAGTVPTVQGGTVKVGGTPDAMTVNDSTKVICGNVQTANATVYLVDSVLMPPM; from the coding sequence ATGACTTCCACCGGCAAGCGCACGTTCTCCGCTCTGGCACTGGTCGGTGCCCTGGGACTGGGAGTCTCGGCCTGCGGCGGTTCCGACGACACGGCCGGCAGCGCCCCGAGCGATTCCATGTCCAGTTCGTCCAGCTCGAGCTCGACCACGTCGTCCAGCCCCAGCGACACCATGACCTCCGACTCCTCGATGGGTGACACCACGCCGGTTGGGTCGGGATGCGCGGACTACGCGGCCCAGGTGCCCAGCGGTGCCGGGTCCGTGGAGGGCATGGCCCAGGACAACGTCACCACCGCCGCCTCCAACAACCCGCTGCTGACGACGCTGACCGCGGCGGTCTCGGGCAAGCTGAACCCGCAGGTGAACCTCGTCGACACCCTCAACGGTGGACAGTTCACGGTCTTCGCGCCCGTCGACTCCGCCTTCCAGGCGCTGCCGGCGCAGACGGTGGACTCCCTCAAGACCGCCGACGGTGCGAAGACGCTGACCAGCGTGCTGACCTACCACGTGGTCCAGGGACGCATGACCCCGCAGCAGCTCATCGACGCAGGCACCGTCCCCACCGTGCAGGGGGGCACGGTCAAGGTCGGCGGAACCCCCGACGCCATGACGGTCAACGACTCGACCAAGGTCATCTGCGGCAACGTGCAGACCGCCAACGCCACGGTCTACCTGGTCGACTCGGTCCTCATGCCCCCCATGTGA
- a CDS encoding SpoIIE family protein phosphatase produces MPADMPADASADAMAAGRSPQSSDAPEAAAPSTPAPEAAGEELLTGAARIAAARRLQDALWPGLRNPVGSTSGGLVHDSDSEGRSQQLDELAAMAARLLGTTSARIALLSDVQLLVGAAGPQPAPGPEGAEPLTQWLCAQTAAADDLLAIPDAAADEDVAALAAVASGVIGAYLGTPLRSPSGQVVGALCVFGPQARAWSRQDTELLAHIATAAAAQLELAALGGERTADRTLLELTIAAAELGTFDLDLATGELVMDERLLALSELTPATFGGSPQDVYAHIHPEDREATIAAVAESTTHGGTYSSQYRIVAADGTHRWVAARGTTLPGPDGSPARLLGAAFDVSAVRQAATRAEQIMDAMAVAYLAMDVRGHDDWPITYVNDEGQRIAGASREELVGRSFWDAFPATVGTVFEQRYRDAVTTGRTVTFDAFYPAPLDVWVEVRAVPETTTSGQALGLYFLDITARKSAQAAAETAAARAHLLAAVTQELSGTLEVEEAVSHLAQRVVPALGDWCLISILDDEATATTLTSARASTAAGRSGDLRRGLRDVGVWHHDEQQRVLVEKYAAVRLSELSDDAFVWQALRQARPVLVPDATRALTDLLAPDGRGRELLAQLAPASGAIFPLRGRGRTVGLMSLFSGAQRSALSEQELSTAAEVADRAGLALDSARLYRQQRDLAEGLQRALLSEPPEPDHGQIVVRYRPAGEAAQIGGDWYDAFMQPGGATVLVIGDVVGHDIQAAAAMSQVRTVMRTIGALGEERPSQILTETDRALANLQVSTTATAIVARVEQIPAERQRGVTRLRWSNAGHPPAMVINPDGTVLPLAGASSDLLLGVLPGTRRRDAEVVLDRGSTVVLYTDGLVERRSDQSLAVGLDRLRDVLEELAQAGGPDGLDLDTLVDEMLTRMLPARVEDDAAVVALRLHRQDRPRPAEAGPRRVPPHVPDEPGPDA; encoded by the coding sequence ATGCCTGCTGACATGCCCGCGGACGCGTCCGCTGATGCGATGGCCGCGGGCCGGTCACCCCAGTCGTCGGACGCCCCGGAGGCCGCGGCTCCTTCCACGCCGGCACCCGAGGCGGCCGGCGAGGAACTCCTCACCGGTGCCGCGCGGATCGCCGCGGCCAGACGGCTGCAGGACGCCCTGTGGCCGGGGCTGCGGAACCCCGTGGGGTCGACCAGCGGTGGGCTCGTCCACGACTCGGACAGCGAAGGCAGGTCGCAGCAGCTCGATGAGCTGGCGGCCATGGCCGCCCGCCTCCTGGGAACCACTTCGGCCCGGATCGCGCTGCTGTCGGACGTGCAGCTGCTGGTCGGGGCAGCCGGCCCGCAACCAGCGCCGGGACCTGAGGGTGCTGAACCGCTGACGCAGTGGTTGTGCGCGCAGACCGCCGCCGCCGACGACCTCCTGGCCATTCCCGACGCCGCAGCTGACGAGGACGTCGCAGCGCTGGCGGCGGTGGCCTCGGGGGTGATCGGCGCCTACCTCGGTACCCCCCTGCGCAGCCCCTCGGGTCAGGTCGTCGGCGCGCTGTGCGTCTTCGGACCGCAGGCGCGGGCCTGGAGCCGGCAGGACACCGAGCTGCTGGCCCACATCGCGACGGCCGCGGCAGCGCAGCTGGAACTGGCCGCGCTCGGCGGGGAGCGCACCGCGGACCGGACGCTGCTGGAGCTGACGATCGCCGCGGCCGAGCTGGGGACCTTCGACCTGGACCTGGCCACCGGTGAGCTGGTGATGGACGAACGGCTCCTGGCGTTGTCGGAGTTGACCCCGGCGACCTTCGGCGGCAGCCCGCAGGACGTGTACGCCCACATCCACCCCGAGGACCGCGAGGCGACGATCGCCGCGGTGGCCGAGTCCACCACGCACGGCGGGACCTACTCCTCACAGTACCGGATCGTCGCCGCCGACGGCACCCACCGCTGGGTCGCTGCCCGGGGAACGACCTTGCCCGGGCCCGACGGGTCGCCGGCGCGGTTGCTGGGCGCGGCCTTCGACGTCAGCGCAGTGCGGCAGGCCGCCACCCGCGCGGAACAGATCATGGACGCGATGGCGGTCGCGTACCTGGCCATGGACGTCCGGGGCCACGACGACTGGCCCATCACCTACGTCAACGACGAGGGACAGCGGATCGCCGGCGCGAGCCGTGAGGAGCTGGTCGGTCGAAGTTTCTGGGACGCCTTCCCCGCCACGGTCGGCACGGTCTTCGAGCAGCGGTACCGCGACGCCGTGACCACCGGGCGGACGGTGACGTTCGACGCGTTCTACCCCGCACCGTTGGACGTGTGGGTCGAGGTGCGCGCCGTGCCCGAGACCACGACGTCCGGCCAGGCCCTGGGGTTGTACTTCCTGGACATCACCGCCCGCAAGAGCGCCCAGGCCGCCGCCGAGACGGCCGCCGCCCGTGCGCACCTCCTGGCCGCGGTGACCCAGGAACTGTCGGGCACCCTGGAGGTGGAGGAGGCGGTTTCGCACCTGGCCCAACGAGTGGTGCCGGCCCTGGGGGACTGGTGCCTGATCAGCATCCTGGACGACGAGGCCACCGCCACCACGCTGACCTCGGCTCGGGCCAGCACCGCGGCCGGTCGCAGTGGGGACCTGCGTCGGGGTCTGCGCGACGTGGGGGTCTGGCACCACGACGAGCAGCAGCGCGTCCTCGTGGAGAAGTACGCCGCGGTGCGCCTGAGTGAACTGAGCGACGACGCGTTCGTGTGGCAGGCGCTGCGGCAGGCGCGCCCGGTGCTGGTTCCCGACGCCACCCGTGCACTGACCGACCTGCTGGCCCCGGACGGACGAGGACGGGAACTGCTCGCCCAGCTGGCCCCTGCCTCGGGCGCGATCTTCCCGCTGCGGGGACGGGGTCGGACCGTGGGCCTGATGAGCCTGTTCAGCGGTGCGCAGCGCTCGGCGCTGAGCGAGCAGGAGTTGTCCACCGCCGCCGAGGTCGCCGACCGCGCCGGACTGGCCCTGGACTCGGCGCGTCTGTACCGCCAGCAGCGTGACCTCGCCGAAGGTCTGCAGCGGGCCCTGCTGTCCGAACCCCCAGAACCGGACCACGGGCAGATCGTGGTGCGGTACCGCCCGGCCGGTGAGGCCGCGCAGATCGGCGGGGACTGGTACGACGCGTTCATGCAACCGGGTGGGGCGACGGTGCTGGTCATCGGTGACGTCGTCGGCCACGACATCCAGGCCGCGGCGGCGATGAGCCAGGTGCGTACCGTGATGCGCACCATCGGGGCTCTGGGGGAGGAGCGTCCCTCGCAGATCCTCACCGAGACCGACCGAGCCCTGGCGAACCTGCAGGTGAGCACCACCGCCACCGCGATCGTGGCTCGGGTGGAGCAGATCCCGGCCGAGCGGCAGCGGGGGGTGACCCGGTTGCGCTGGTCCAACGCGGGCCACCCGCCGGCGATGGTGATCAACCCCGACGGGACGGTGCTGCCGTTGGCGGGGGCCAGTTCCGACCTGCTGCTGGGGGTGCTGCCCGGGACCCGGCGGCGCGATGCGGAGGTCGTCCTGGACCGGGGTTCGACGGTCGTCCTCTACACCGACGGCCTGGTGGAACGCCGCAGCGACCAGTCCTTGGCGGTGGGGTTGGACCGGTTGCGGGACGTCCTGGAAGAACTGGCCCAGGCCGGTGGACCGGACGGACTCGACCTGGACACGCTCGTCGATGAGATGCTCACGCGGATGCTGCCGGCTCGCGTGGAGGACGACGCGGCCGTCGTCGCCCTCCGTCTGCACCGTCAGGACCGGCCGCGCCCAGCCGAAGCCGGGCCACGGCGGGTGCCGCCGCACGTGCCGGACGAGCCCGGGCCCGACGCCTGA
- a CDS encoding PAS domain-containing protein has translation MNVLNIHDDQRRRAERVMHLLQQLWGDDLPPGPEPELTVLIDAVAGDDHMGAQDGYVVQSDRLSYDALAVLLRRSTAPALTAGTLPRELLTRVFAATHHPGTRHGSDRSTSGDVPHHSGRLSIHRWPDEYRDLDRDAAQPRTALRQEPPEGRRTHLTLAGEPRDGHGQLRSAPLPSASPSPAVAAQSVGTPAAAGPVREIGTWHLDADRQVLSWDDSCAAVLGRTGAPRFTSVLEELEEWTYPQDRPSVAAGFERCIHEAHPHEARFRARHPRGGWIACRASGQRVIDADGKVHVVGVLQHDTETAAG, from the coding sequence ATGAACGTGCTGAACATCCACGACGACCAGCGCCGCCGCGCTGAACGCGTCATGCACTTGTTGCAGCAGCTGTGGGGTGATGACCTGCCCCCAGGACCAGAACCGGAGCTGACCGTCCTCATCGACGCCGTGGCCGGCGATGACCACATGGGAGCCCAGGACGGCTACGTCGTGCAGAGCGACCGCCTCAGCTACGACGCCCTGGCCGTTCTCCTGCGCCGGTCCACCGCCCCGGCGCTGACCGCAGGGACTCTCCCCCGTGAGCTGCTGACTCGAGTGTTCGCCGCCACCCACCACCCGGGCACCCGCCACGGCAGCGACCGCAGCACCTCCGGCGACGTCCCTCACCACAGCGGGCGGCTGTCGATCCACCGTTGGCCCGACGAGTACCGCGACCTCGATCGAGATGCTGCCCAACCTCGCACGGCCCTGCGCCAGGAACCCCCGGAGGGGCGACGCACCCATCTGACGTTGGCCGGAGAACCTCGAGACGGTCACGGACAACTCCGCTCCGCGCCGCTCCCCAGCGCATCCCCGTCCCCGGCTGTCGCTGCTCAGAGCGTGGGAACTCCTGCTGCAGCCGGTCCAGTGCGCGAGATCGGCACCTGGCACCTGGACGCAGACCGGCAGGTCCTCAGCTGGGACGACAGTTGTGCTGCGGTCCTCGGCCGGACCGGAGCACCCCGGTTCACCAGTGTCCTGGAGGAGCTGGAGGAGTGGACCTACCCGCAGGACCGGCCCTCGGTAGCGGCGGGTTTCGAGCGGTGCATCCACGAGGCCCATCCGCACGAGGCCCGGTTCCGCGCACGGCACCCGCGAGGCGGCTGGATCGCGTGCAGAGCCTCCGGCCAGCGCGTCATCGACGCCGACGGGAAGGTCCACGTCGTCGGGGTGTTGCAGCACGACACCGAGACAGCCGCCGGCTGA
- a CDS encoding GGDEF domain-containing protein — MSRSPRTRPTSLVSFSERMAWVLLVRLLVIAMPVGAYWLLPSERTATWAEVVQPAAATALVAAATSWKRLPRRASITVLGFGLLVDGVYLGWVLHCLHGLLGPVPRIAVVYVLALTLLASFRTGVKVTLWHSIVLVLVFEFEQVGILPDTSPAAGPGHLRWHLLSLWVLVVTVAAFAAANERELRRRRYDSDLLRRFGLDAERCTTGTEVGSLLAVLGRDELLARRAAVLLVHEDGAGHGTVRATCVVTEPDGVREVRWSGWLPAGGALADALASRVPVLRSAHDDPALADVLPGAGRVVLVRATVPGSSTVVLVLEEPGGRHLRRLGAGGVPQRLVTTAEQATVQAASTVARTELVDRLRTAAATDGLTGVGNRRALDQALAAAVDDARNAGRNLSVLLLDLDHFKRLNDTHGHEAGDDALRAVGAVLRTELPAGAFAARYGGEEFCVVLPGVVDGAATAEALCRRVRDLDVPGPLTVSVGVASLPGDGVSARELLHAADTALYDAKRAGRDRVVAARHRDGSESRVGS, encoded by the coding sequence ATGAGCAGGTCACCCCGCACCAGACCGACGTCCCTGGTGAGCTTCTCCGAACGCATGGCGTGGGTCCTGCTCGTCCGCCTGCTCGTCATCGCGATGCCCGTCGGCGCCTACTGGCTGCTGCCCTCGGAGCGCACCGCGACCTGGGCCGAGGTCGTGCAGCCCGCGGCCGCCACGGCGCTCGTGGCCGCTGCGACGTCCTGGAAGCGCCTCCCGCGACGCGCCTCCATCACCGTCCTGGGTTTCGGGCTCCTCGTCGACGGCGTCTACCTCGGCTGGGTCCTGCACTGCCTGCACGGGTTGCTGGGTCCCGTCCCGCGCATCGCGGTCGTCTACGTCCTGGCCCTGACGCTGCTCGCCTCGTTCCGCACGGGCGTCAAGGTGACGTTGTGGCACTCGATCGTGCTGGTGCTGGTCTTCGAGTTCGAGCAGGTGGGGATCCTGCCCGACACCTCCCCGGCCGCCGGCCCCGGCCACCTGCGCTGGCACCTGCTGTCGCTGTGGGTGCTCGTGGTCACCGTGGCGGCCTTCGCGGCCGCGAACGAGCGGGAGCTGCGTCGGCGTCGTTACGACAGCGACCTGCTGCGACGGTTCGGACTGGACGCCGAACGCTGCACGACGGGGACGGAGGTGGGTTCTCTGCTGGCCGTGCTGGGCCGGGACGAACTGCTGGCGCGCCGTGCCGCGGTCCTGCTCGTGCACGAGGACGGAGCCGGCCACGGAACGGTCCGGGCGACCTGCGTCGTCACCGAACCCGACGGCGTGCGGGAGGTCCGCTGGTCCGGCTGGCTCCCCGCCGGCGGTGCGCTCGCTGACGCCCTGGCGTCCCGGGTTCCCGTGCTGCGCAGCGCCCACGACGATCCCGCCCTGGCCGACGTGCTGCCGGGCGCGGGTCGGGTCGTCCTCGTCCGTGCGACCGTCCCCGGGTCCTCGACGGTGGTGCTGGTGCTGGAGGAACCCGGCGGCCGTCACCTGCGTCGCCTGGGAGCCGGCGGAGTTCCGCAGCGACTCGTGACGACCGCGGAACAGGCCACCGTCCAGGCCGCGTCCACCGTGGCGCGCACCGAACTCGTGGACCGGTTGCGGACGGCGGCGGCGACCGACGGTCTGACGGGTGTGGGGAACCGTCGCGCCCTCGACCAGGCGCTCGCCGCCGCCGTCGACGACGCGCGGAACGCGGGGAGGAACCTCTCGGTGCTGCTGCTCGACCTCGACCACTTCAAACGGCTCAACGACACCCACGGCCACGAGGCCGGGGACGACGCCCTCCGCGCCGTCGGCGCGGTGCTGCGGACGGAACTCCCGGCCGGCGCGTTCGCAGCCCGCTACGGCGGGGAGGAGTTCTGCGTCGTCCTGCCGGGTGTCGTCGACGGAGCAGCCACCGCGGAGGCGTTGTGCCGCAGGGTGCGAGACCTCGACGTACCCGGGCCGCTCACCGTCAGCGTCGGTGTCGCGTCCCTGCCGGGCGACGGCGTGAGCGCGCGCGAACTGCTGCACGCCGCCGACACCGCGCTGTACGACGCGAAGCGGGCCGGTCGGGACCGGGTGGTCGCCGCCCGTCACCGCGACGGTTCGGAATCCCGAGTCGGTTCGTAG
- a CDS encoding ATP-binding protein produces MSYAHRDLPRRLSAVGMARHWATEHCADALSEQGQAVLELLTSEVVANAVLHGREPLTLTVQCEPGEVTVEVTDASPDLPVLKQVAAEATGGRGVALVDALAQRWGAERRGQGKRTWFTVQEGP; encoded by the coding sequence GTGAGCTACGCACACCGGGACCTGCCTCGCCGCCTGTCGGCGGTGGGGATGGCCCGGCACTGGGCCACCGAGCACTGCGCGGACGCCTTGAGCGAGCAGGGGCAGGCCGTGCTGGAGCTGTTGACCAGTGAGGTGGTCGCCAACGCCGTCCTGCACGGGCGCGAACCGTTGACGTTGACGGTGCAGTGCGAGCCCGGGGAGGTCACCGTCGAGGTCACCGATGCCAGCCCGGACCTGCCGGTGCTGAAGCAGGTGGCCGCGGAGGCGACCGGGGGACGGGGCGTGGCGCTGGTCGACGCGTTGGCTCAACGCTGGGGTGCGGAGCGGCGTGGACAGGGCAAGCGGACCTGGTTCACCGTGCAGGAAGGCCCGTAG
- a CDS encoding zinc-binding dehydrogenase: MPATMRAQRLHVPTRTMTVEEVPVPTPGPGQVLIDVAYCGICHSDLGLLEGTFTDPRGPETITQGHEASGTIAAVGEGVTGWAVGDRVVPAAGRPCRRCDRCRRGDLTNCDDVLLMAFAYDGAWAEFTLAEAGGLTRVPDGVPLDQAALLADAVSTPFGAVVHTAAVQPGEAVGVWGVGGVGTHLVQLARLVGAVPVVAVDLDPAVRERALAVGADLALDPADPDLRQEIAEATDGHLLDVAFDAVGLKTTFEQGLAMLAPRGRVVGVGLSGQEISLGTSLAFNLSRKKALGHLGYKNSDIGTLARLVAGGRLDLSRSVSAVVPLEDVQEGIRRLHERDGNPVRVLVQP, encoded by the coding sequence ATCCCCGCCACCATGAGAGCCCAGCGCCTGCACGTCCCGACGCGGACGATGACGGTCGAGGAGGTTCCCGTCCCGACGCCCGGACCGGGGCAGGTCCTGATCGACGTCGCCTACTGCGGGATCTGCCACTCCGACCTCGGCCTGCTGGAGGGGACGTTCACCGATCCCCGCGGCCCGGAAACCATCACGCAGGGGCACGAGGCCTCGGGAACCATCGCCGCGGTCGGCGAGGGGGTCACGGGGTGGGCCGTCGGGGACCGCGTCGTGCCGGCCGCCGGCAGGCCGTGCCGGCGCTGCGACCGCTGCCGCCGCGGGGACCTCACCAACTGCGACGACGTCCTGCTCATGGCCTTCGCCTACGACGGCGCCTGGGCGGAGTTCACCCTCGCCGAGGCCGGCGGGCTGACCCGCGTGCCCGACGGGGTTCCGCTCGACCAGGCCGCCCTGCTCGCCGACGCCGTCTCCACCCCGTTCGGCGCCGTCGTGCACACCGCCGCCGTCCAGCCCGGCGAGGCCGTCGGCGTGTGGGGCGTCGGCGGGGTCGGGACGCACCTCGTGCAGCTCGCCCGGCTCGTCGGTGCGGTGCCCGTCGTCGCCGTCGACCTCGACCCCGCGGTCCGCGAACGCGCCCTCGCCGTCGGAGCCGACCTCGCCCTCGACCCGGCCGACCCCGACCTGCGGCAGGAGATCGCCGAGGCCACCGACGGCCACCTCCTCGACGTCGCGTTCGACGCGGTCGGCCTCAAGACCACGTTCGAGCAGGGGCTCGCGATGCTCGCTCCGCGCGGTCGCGTCGTCGGTGTCGGGCTGTCCGGCCAGGAGATCTCCCTCGGCACGTCCCTGGCGTTCAACCTGTCCCGCAAGAAGGCCCTCGGTCACCTCGGCTACAAGAACTCCGACATCGGGACGCTCGCGCGGCTCGTCGCCGGCGGCCGGCTCGACCTGTCCCGGTCCGTCAGCGCCGTCGTGCCGCTGGAGGACGTGCAGGAGGGGATCCGCCGGTTGCACGAGCGGGACGGGAACCCGGTGCGGGTGCTCGTGCAGCCCTGA
- a CDS encoding TetR/AcrR family transcriptional regulator — protein sequence MSEPTAVVRGRRTSRPRGDERERGILDTAERLLGEKSYTDISVDDLARGAGLSRPTFYFYFPSKEAVLLALLDRVVAEARAHRDEAVSSPAGDVETRWRAVIGAIARTFRSHLAVTLAAAEARATSTAVREVWNGVMERFVEETAAEIEAERSRGTAPEGPPARDLAVALNWMNERVLHSAFAGEEPGLAADDVVEVLLTVWLRTIYGGRVP from the coding sequence GTGAGCGAGCCCACCGCCGTCGTCCGGGGCCGCCGCACGTCCCGCCCCCGCGGGGACGAGCGCGAACGCGGCATCCTCGACACCGCCGAGCGGTTGCTGGGCGAGAAGTCCTACACCGACATCTCCGTCGACGACCTCGCCCGCGGTGCCGGCCTGTCCCGGCCCACCTTCTACTTCTACTTCCCGTCCAAGGAAGCGGTGCTGCTGGCGCTGCTCGACCGCGTGGTCGCGGAGGCGCGGGCCCACCGCGACGAGGCCGTCTCCTCGCCCGCGGGGGACGTCGAGACGCGCTGGCGCGCGGTCATCGGGGCCATCGCCCGGACGTTCCGCTCCCACCTCGCGGTGACGCTCGCCGCGGCCGAGGCCCGCGCGACCAGCACCGCGGTCCGCGAGGTGTGGAACGGCGTGATGGAGCGGTTCGTCGAGGAGACCGCCGCCGAGATCGAGGCCGAACGGTCCCGCGGCACCGCGCCCGAGGGTCCCCCGGCCCGCGACCTGGCGGTCGCCCTGAACTGGATGAACGAGCGGGTCCTGCACTCCGCCTTCGCCGGGGAGGAACCCGGGCTGGCGGCCGACGACGTGGTCGAGGTGCTGCTGACGGTGTGGCTGCGGACGATCTACGGCGGTCGCGTCCCCTAG
- a CDS encoding flavin-containing monooxygenase: MDSDAATEHLDVLVVGAGLSGVGAACQLVRRRPGTTFAVLESRGAIGGTWDLFRYPGVRSDSDMYTLGYSFRPWRGGKAIADGASIREYVKDTAREFGVEERIRFHHRVVSAEFSTAAARWTVVVERPAADGGTERATLTCGFLLSCTGYYRYDRGFTPEFPGTEEFTAAGGRVVHPQHWPADLDASGKRFVVIGSGATAVTLVPNLARDAEHVTMLQRSPSWVLGLSSRDHLADRLRGRVPERISYPLVRAKHVALATATYQFSRRRPQKAREWLRSKVAAKLPADFDVDRHFTPRYDPWDQRVCFVPDGDLFRALRSDRASVVTDGIDTFTRDGIRLASGRELGADVVVTATGLDLLFLGGMGLAVDGERVDPAQSVVYRGMMLSGIPNFAFALGYTNASWTLKVDLVTEHVCRLLDLMDRRGHRVVRPGTPTDPQRRPLIDLDSGYVRRAAGRLPQQGVASPWRLRQNYPADRWTLKHRRVDDRALEFS, translated from the coding sequence GTGGACAGCGACGCAGCGACCGAGCACCTCGACGTCCTCGTGGTGGGGGCCGGCCTGTCCGGCGTCGGGGCCGCCTGCCAGCTCGTGCGGCGACGGCCCGGGACGACGTTCGCCGTCCTGGAGTCGCGCGGGGCGATCGGCGGCACCTGGGACCTGTTCCGCTACCCCGGCGTCCGTTCGGACTCGGACATGTACACCCTCGGGTACTCCTTCCGGCCGTGGCGCGGCGGCAAGGCCATCGCCGACGGGGCCTCGATCCGGGAGTACGTGAAGGACACCGCGCGCGAGTTCGGGGTGGAGGAACGGATCCGGTTCCACCACCGCGTCGTCTCCGCGGAGTTCTCCACCGCGGCCGCCCGCTGGACCGTCGTCGTCGAGCGGCCCGCGGCCGACGGCGGCACGGAACGGGCCACCCTCACCTGCGGGTTCCTCCTCAGTTGCACCGGCTACTACCGCTACGACCGGGGTTTCACACCGGAGTTCCCCGGGACCGAGGAGTTCACCGCGGCCGGCGGCCGCGTCGTCCACCCGCAGCACTGGCCGGCGGACCTCGACGCGAGCGGGAAGCGCTTCGTCGTCATCGGCAGCGGTGCCACCGCGGTGACCCTCGTCCCGAACCTCGCCCGCGACGCCGAGCACGTGACGATGCTGCAGCGCTCCCCCAGCTGGGTCCTCGGCCTGTCCTCGCGCGACCACCTCGCCGACCGGTTGCGCGGCAGGGTTCCGGAGAGGATCTCCTACCCCCTCGTGCGCGCCAAGCACGTGGCGCTGGCGACCGCGACGTACCAGTTCAGCCGGCGTCGACCCCAGAAGGCGCGCGAGTGGCTGCGCAGCAAGGTCGCCGCGAAGCTCCCCGCGGACTTCGACGTCGACCGCCACTTCACGCCCCGGTACGACCCGTGGGACCAGCGCGTCTGCTTCGTCCCCGACGGCGACCTGTTCCGCGCCCTGCGCTCGGACCGGGCCTCCGTCGTGACCGACGGGATCGACACCTTCACCCGCGACGGGATCCGGCTCGCCTCGGGCCGGGAACTCGGTGCGGACGTCGTCGTCACCGCCACCGGCCTGGACCTGCTGTTCCTCGGCGGGATGGGGCTCGCGGTCGACGGCGAGCGGGTCGACCCGGCGCAGTCCGTCGTGTACCGGGGGATGATGTTGTCCGGGATCCCGAACTTCGCCTTCGCCCTCGGGTACACCAACGCCTCGTGGACGCTGAAGGTCGACCTGGTGACCGAGCACGTCTGCCGGTTGCTGGACCTCATGGACCGGCGCGGCCACCGCGTCGTGCGCCCGGGAACCCCCACCGACCCGCAGCGGCGGCCGCTCATCGACCTCGACTCCGGGTACGTGCGGCGGGCCGCGGGACGGCTTCCGCAGCAGGGGGTCGCGAGCCCGTGGCGCCTGCGGCAGAACTACCCCGCGGACCGCTGGACGCTGAAGCACCGCCGGGTCGACGACCGCGCGCTGGAGTTCTCGTGA
- a CDS encoding STAS domain-containing protein, with product MDCATVGILLAEARHAARRGGRLVLAGTRPTVRLLLDLLELGPVLGGHRTVEDEQAAAAGAVLAS from the coding sequence ATGGACTGCGCCACCGTCGGGATCCTCCTCGCCGAGGCCCGGCACGCCGCCCGCCGAGGGGGACGACTCGTCCTGGCCGGAACCCGCCCCACGGTGCGCCTCCTGCTGGACCTCTTGGAGCTGGGCCCCGTCCTGGGCGGCCACCGCACCGTCGAAGACGAACAGGCGGCGGCCGCAGGGGCGGTACTCGCGTCCTGA